Proteins from a genomic interval of Hordeum vulgare subsp. vulgare unplaced genomic scaffold, MorexV3_pseudomolecules_assembly, whole genome shotgun sequence:
- the LOC123420107 gene encoding DNA-directed RNA polymerase subunit beta'': MAERANLVFHNKEIDGTGMKRLISRLIDHFGMGYTSHILDQLKTLGFYQATTTSISLGIEDLLTIPSKGWLVQDAEQQSFLLEKHYYYGAVHAVEKLRQSVEIWYATSEYLKQEMNSNFRITDPSNPVYLMSFSGARGNASQVHQLVGMRGLMSDPQGQMIDLPIQSNLREGLSLTEYIISCYGARKGVVDTAVRTADAGYLTRRLVEVVQHIIVRRRDCGTIRGISVSPQNGMTEKLFVQTLIGRVLADDIYIGSRCIAARNQDIGIGLVNRFITAFRAQPFRAQPIYIRTPFTCRSTSWICQLCYGRSPTHSDLVELGEAVGIIAGQSIGEPGTQLTLRTFHTGGVFTGGTADLVRSPSNGKIQFNENLVHPTRTRHGQPAFLCYIDLHVTIQSQDILYSVNIPSKSLILVQNDQYVKSEQVIAEIRAGTSTLHFKERVQKHIYSESDGEMHWSTDVYHAPEYQYGNLRRLPKTSHLWILSVSMCRSSIASFSLHKDQDQMNTYGKKDREILDYSTSDRIMSNGHWNLIYPSIFQDNSDLLAKKRRNRFVIPLQYHQEQEKELISCFGISIEIPFMGVLRRNTIFAYFDDPRYRKDKKGSGIVKFRYRTLEEEYRTRAEDSEEEYETLEHEYRTREDEYETLEESKYGILEDEYEYETLENEYGSPENKYGNPENEYRTLEKDSEEEYGNPESKYRTQEDEYGTLEEDSEDEYGSPGESGEEKYGTLEEDSEEDSEDEYESPEEDSILKKEGLIEHRGTKEFSLKYQKEVDRFFFILQELHILPRSSSLKILDNSIIGVDTQLTKNTRSGLGGLVRVKRKKSHTELKIFSGDIHFPEEADKILGGCLIPPERQKKDSKESKKKKNWVYVQRKKILKSKEKYFVSVRPTVAYEMDEGRNLATLFPQDLLQEENNLQIRLVNFIYHENSKLTQRIYHTNSQFVRTCLVVNWEQEEKEKAGASLVEVRANDLIRDFLRIELVKSTISYTRKRYDRTSGGPTPHNRLDRANSNSFYSKAKIESLSQHQEAIGTLLNRNKEYQSLMILSASNCSRIGLFKNSKHPNAIKEWNPRIPILEIFGPLGAIVASISHFSSSYYLLTHNKILLKKYLFVDNLKQTFQVLQELKYSLIDENKRISNFDSNIMLDPFLLNCHFVHHDSWEETLAIIHLGQFICENVCLFKSHIKKSGQIFSVNMDSFVIRAAKPYLATTGATVNGHYGEILYKGDRLVTFIYEKSRSSDITQGLPKVEQIFEARSIDSLSPNLERRIEDWNERIPRILGVPWGFLIGAELTIAQSRISLVNKIQKVYRSQGVQIHNRHIEIIIRQVTSKVRVSEDGMSNVFSPGELIGLLRAERAGRALDESIYYRAILLGITRASLNTQSFISEASFQETARVLAKAALRGRIDWLKGLKENVVLGGIIPVGTGFQKFVHRSPQDKNLYFEIKKKNLFASEMRDFLFLHTELVSSDSDVTNNFYET; this comes from the coding sequence ATGGCGGAACGGGCCAATCTGGTCTTTCATAATAAAGAGATAGACGGAACTGGTATGAAACGACTTATTAGCAGattaatagatcattttggaatGGGATATACATCCCATATACTGGATCAACTAAAGACTCTGGGCTTCTATCAAGCCACTACTACATCGATTTCGTTAGGAATCGAGGATCTTTTAACAATACCCTCTAAGGGATGGTTAGTCCAAGACGCGGAACAACAGAGTTTTCTTTTGGAGAAACACTATTATTATGGGGCTGTACACGCGGTAGAAAAATTACGCCAATCTGTTGAGATATGGTATGCGACAAGTGAATATTTGAAACAAGAAATGAATTCAAATTTTCGGATAACGGATCCTTCTAATCCAGTCTATCTAATGTCTTTTTCAGGAGCCAGAGGAAATGCATCTCAAGTACACCAATTAGTAGGTATGAGAGGATTAATGTCGGACCCTCAAGGACAAATGATTGATTTACCTATTCAAAGCAATTTACGCGAGGGACTTTCTTTGACAGAATATATAATTTCCTGCTATGGAGCCCGCAAAGGGGTTGTAGATACTGCTGTACGAACAGCAGATGCTGGATATCTTACACGTAGACTTGTTGAAGTAGTTCAACATATTATTGTGCGTAGAAGAGATTGTGGTACTATCCGAGGTATTTCTGTAAGTCCTCAAAATGGGATGACGGAAAAACTTTTTGTCCAAACACTAATTGGTCGTGTATTAGCAGACGATATATATATCGGTTCACGATGCATTGCCGCGCGAAATCAAGATATTGGAATTGGATTAGTCAATCGATTCATAACTGCCTTTCGAGCACAACCATTTCGAGCACAACCAATATATATTAGAACCCCCTTTACTTGCCGAAGCACTTCTTGGATCTGTCAATTATGCTATGGCCGGAGTCCTACTCATAGTGATCTGGTGGAATTGGGAGAAGCCGTAGGTATTATTGCGGGTCAATCAATTGGGGAGCCAGGGACTCAACTAACATTAAGAACTTTTCATACTGGCGGAGTATTCACAGGGGGTACTGCCGACCTTGTACGATCCCCTTCGAATGGAAAAATCCAATTCAATGAGAATTTGGTTCACCCCACACGTACCCGTCATGGACAGCCTGCTTTTCTATGTTATATAGACTTGCATGTAACTATTCAGAGTCAAGATATTCTATATAGTGTGAATATTCCCTCAAAAAGCTTGATTCTAGTGCAAAATGATCAATATGTAAAATCTGAACAAGTAATTGCGGAGATTCGTGCCGGAACGTCCACTTTACATTTTAAAGAAAGGGTACAAAAGCATATTTATTCTGAATCAGACGGCGAAATGCACTGGAGTACTGATGTTTACCATGCGCCCGAATATCAATATGGTAATCTTCGTCGATTACCAAAAACAAGCCATTTATGGATATTATCCGTAAGTATGTGCAGATCCAGTATAGCGTCTTTTTCACTCCACAAGGATCAAGATCAAATGAATACTTATGGTAAAAAAGATAGGGAAATTCTTGATTATTCAACGTCGGATCGAATCATGTCCAATGGCCATTGGAATTTGATCTATCCTTCTATTTTTCAAGATAATTCAGATTTGTTGGCGAAAAAGCGAAGAAATAGGTTCGTCATTCCATTACAATATCATCAAGAACAAGAGAAAGAACTAATATCCTGTTTTGGGATTTCGATTGAAATCCCCTTTATGGGTGTTTTACGTAGAAATACTATTTTTGCTTATTTTGACGATCCCCGATACAGAAAAGATAAAAAGGGTTCAGGAATTGTTAAATTTAGATATAGGACCCTAGAAGAAGAATATAGGACTCGAGCGGAAGACTCAGAAGAGGAATATGAGACCCTAGAACACGAATACAGGACCCGAGAGGACGAATATGAAACCCTAGAAGAATCTAAATATGGAATCCTAGAAGACGAATACGAATATGAAACCCTAGAAAACGAATATGGGAGCCCAGAAAACAAATATGGGAACCCAGAGAACGAATATAGGACTTTAGAGAAAGACTCAGAAGAGGAATATGGGAACCCAGAGAGCAAATATAGGACCCAAGAGGACGAATATGGAACtttagaagaagactcagaagacGAATATGGCAGCCCCGGGGAAAGCGGCGAGGAAAAATATGGTACTTTAGAGGAAGActcagaagaagactcagaggacGAATACGAGAGCCCAGAGGAAGATTCCATCTTAAAAAAAGAGGGTTTGATTGAGCATCGAGGAACAAAAGAATTTagtctaaaataccaaaaagaagtaGATCGGTTTTTTTTCATTCTTCAAGAACTTCATATCTTGCCGAGATCTTCATCCCTAAAGATACTTGACAATAGTATTATTGGAGTGGATACACAACTCACAAAAAATACAAGAAGTGGACTAGGCGGACTGGTCCGAGTGAAGAGAAAAAAAAGCCATACGGAACTCAAAATATTTTCCGGAGATATTCATTTTCCTGAAGAGGCAGATAAGATATTAGGTGGGTGTTTGATACCGCCAGAAAGACAAAAAAAAGATTCTAAGgaatcaaaaaaaaagaaaaattgggTCTATGTTCAACGGAAAAAAATTCTCAAGAGCAAGGAAAAGTATTTTGTTTCCGTTCGCCCTACAGTGGCATATGAAATGGACGAAGGAAGAAATTTAGCAACACTTTTCCCGCAGGATCTCTTGCAAGAAGAAAATAATCTCCAAATTCGACTTGTCAATTTTATTTATCATGAAAATAGCAAGTTAACTCAAAGAATTTATCACACAAATAGTCAATTTGTTAGAACTTGCTTAGTAGTGAATTgggaacaagaagaaaaagaaaaggctgGTGCTTCCCTTGTTGAGGTAAGAGCAAATGATCTTATTCGCGATTTCCTAAGAATTGAGTTAGTCAAGTCCACTATTTCGTATACACGAAAAAGGTATGATAGGACAAGTGGAGGACCGACTCCCCATAATAGGTTAGATCGCGCCAATAGCAATTCTTTTTATTCCAAGGCGAAGATTGAATCACTTAGCCAACATCAAGAAGCTATTGGCACTTTGTTGAATCGAAATAAAGAATACCAATCTTTGATGATTTTGTCGGCATCCAACTGTTCTCGAATTGGTTTATTCAAGAATTCAAAACATCCCAATGCGATAAAAGAATGGAATCCTAGAATTCCTATTCTAGAAATTTTTGGGCCCTTAGGGGCTATTGTAGCTAGTATATCGCATTTTTCTTCATCTTACTATTTACTAACGCATAATAAAATCCTGCTAAAAAAATATTTGTTCGTTGACAATTTGAAACAAACCTTCCAAGTACTTCAAGAACTTAAATACTctttaatagatgaaaataaaagGATTTCCAATTTCGATAGTAACATAATGTTGGATCCATTCCTTTTGAATTGTCACTTTGTCCATCATGATTCTTGGGAAGAGACATTGGCAATAATTCACCTTGGACAATTTATTTGTGAAAATGTATGTCTATTTAAATCGCACATAAAAAAATCTGGTCAAATTTTCAGTGTAAATATGGATTCCTTTGTTATAAGAGCAGCTAAACCTTATTTGGCCACTACAGGAGCAACTGTTAATGGTCATTATGGAGAAATCCTTTACAAGGGAGATAGGTTAGTTacgtttatatatgaaaaatcgaGATCTAGTGACATAACGCAAGGTCTTCCAAAAGTGGAACAAATCTTTGAAGCGCGTTCAATTGATTCATTATCCCCCAATCTCGAAAGGAGAATTGAGGATTGGAATGAGCGTATACCAAGAATTCTTGGGGTCCCTTGGGGATTCTTGATTGGAGCTGAGCTAACCATAGCCCAAAGTCGTATTTCTTTGGTTAATAAAatccaaaaggtttatcgatcccaAGGGGTACAGATCCATAATAGACATATAGAGATTATTATACGCCAAGTAACATCAAAAGTGCGGGTTTCCGAAGATGGAATGTCTAATGTTTTTTCGCCTGGGGAATTAATCGGACTATTGCGAGCGGAACGAGCAGGGCGAGCTTTGGATGAATCGATCTATTATCGGGCAATCTTATTGGGAATAACAAGGGCTTCCCTGAATACCCAAAGTTTCATATCTGAAGCAAGTTTTCAAGAAACTGCTCGAGTTTTAGCAAAAGCTGCCCTACGAGGTCGCATTGATTGGTTGAAAGGCTTGAAAGAAAACGTAGTTCTGGGGGGGATTATACCTGTTGGTACCGGATTCCAAAAATTTGTGCATCGTTCCCCACAAGACAAGAACCTTTATttcgaaataaaaaaaaaaaatctattcGCGTCGGAAATGAGAGATTTTTTGTTTCTCCATACAGAATTAGTTTCTTCAGATTCTGACGTAACAAACAATTTTTATGAGACATAA